Proteins encoded by one window of Primulina huaijiensis isolate GDHJ02 chromosome 1, ASM1229523v2, whole genome shotgun sequence:
- the LOC140973070 gene encoding protein NPGR2-like, which yields MTNETKIKERQREHIRVNLGKIMQCLCSGEQTRVNEMVPSSKSVAVQDYSASVYTSQAGETERKHDTGNIEEAETSLRESGCLNYEEARALLGRYEYQKGNLEAALHVFEGIDIAAVTPKMKITLAARGETHKRRLQNYATPPMSIHAVSLLLESIFLKAKSFQALGRYKEAAQSCSVILDIVESSLPAGLPENFGADCKLQETLAKAVELLPELWKLVESPRESILSYRRALLHQWNLDAQTIAKIQKEFAVFLLYSGAETIPPNLRSQIDSSFVPKNNIEEAVLLLIILLRKASLMKIELDPSILDHLTYALSISGGLRALANQLEELLPGVLDRRERYDILAFCHHSEGDDLEALDCWEKLLKSHSDSTYLQGLLFASKICGESSKHMEDGISFARRAVEGSHRRCDQLAGVANCMLGIALSVKSGSVLSDSERVEKQSEALTAFETAGRMTKLNDPVSVHQLCLQYAEQRKLDSALHHAKCLVKLEGGSNLKGWILLARILSADKRYLDAETIVNAALDQTGVWDQGELLRTKAKLQIAQGLMKEAIETFSRLLAVLQVHCKSFTSEKEKVCCISLLYGINIRIYALLYFGVRRRKVSLSVAYSYLIMNQLVKSSIPFCAIKTGLLDEAKGQHKEALKAYELALEVDPTHVPSLVSKATVLRKIGCLSPAIIRSFLTEALRHDRTNSSTWYNLGLLYKDGGSSLAREAAECFEAAAFLEETAPVEPFR from the exons ATGACGAATGAGACTAAGATTAAAGAAAGACAACGGGAACACATTCGAGTTAACTTGGGGAAGATAATGCAGTGTCTCTGCTCAGGAGAACAGACAAGAGTAAATGAAATGGTCCCTTCTTCTAAATCTGTTGCTGTCCAGGATTATTCTGCTAGCGTGTATACATCTCAAGCTGGAGAAACTGAACGTAAACATGATACTGGCAACATTGAAGAAGCTGAAACATCATTGCGTGAAAGTGGTTGTTTAAATTACGAG GAAGCCAGGGCATTGTTGGGGAGGTATGAGTATCAAAAAGGAAACTTAGAAGCTGCCTTGCATGTTTTTGAAGGGATAGATATTGCTGCAGTGACACCAAAGATGAAAATCACACTTGCTGCAAGAGGGGAAACTCATAAGAGACGGTTGCAAAATTATGCAACGCCACCAATGTCTATTCATGCTGTCAGTTTGCTCTTGGAATCAATTTTTCTAAAAGCAAAATCATTTCAAGCCCTTGGGAGGTATAAAG AAGCTGCTCAATCATGCTCAGTAATTCTGGACATTGTTGAATCTTCATTACCAGCAGGCTTACCTGAAAACTTTGGTGCTGACTGTAAATTGCAGGAGACGTTAGCTAAGGCTGTCGAGCTGCTTCCAGAATTGTGGAAACTTGTCGAGTCTCCCCGTGAATCTATCTTGTCATATCGCAGGGCCCTGCTTCATCAGTGGAATCTTGATGCACAAACTATTGCAAAGATTCAAAAGGAGTTTGCGGTCTTTCTCTTGTACAGTGGAGCCGAAACAATTCCCCCAAACCTACGATCACAGATAGACAGTTCATTTGTTCCCAAAAAcaatattgaagaagcagttctTCTTTTGATAATTCTATTAAGAAAAGCTTCTCTGATGAAGATTGAGTTGGATCCTTCGATTTTGGATCACCTTACCTATGCGTTATCTATATCAGGTGGACTTAGGGCTTTAGCTAATCAACTGGAAGAGCTGCTTCCTGGAGTTTTAGATCGGAGAGAAAGATATGATATCTTAGCTTTCTGTCATCACTCAGAAGGTGATGACTTGGAAGCTTTGGATTGTTGGGAGAAATTATTGAAAAGTCATTCTGATTCAACATATTTACAAGGATTATTGTTTGCATCAAAGATATGTGGGGAAAGCTCAAAGCACATGGAAGATGGGATTAGTTTTGCTCGCAGAGCAGTTGAAGGCTCGCATAGGAGATGTGACCAGTTGGCTGGTGTTGCCAATTGCATGCTGGGCATCGCTCTTTCGGTAAAATCTGGATCAGTTCTGTCTGATAGTGAGAGGGTTGAAAAACAATCTGAGGCTCTTACAGCTTTCGAAACTGCTGGGAGAATGACTAAACTGAATGATCCTGTCTCTGTTCATCAACTGTGTTTACAGTATGCTGAGCAGAGAAAGTTGGATTCAGCACTTCATCACGCCAAATGCTTGGTTAAATTGGAAGGAGGATCTAATCTTAAAGGATGGATCTTGTTAGCTCGAATATTATCTGCTGATAAACGCTATTTAGATGCTGAAACTATCGTTAATGCTGCTCTAGATCAAACTGGAGTATGGGATCAGGGAGAATTGCTAAGAACTAAAGCTAAGCTCCAAATTGCCCAGGGTCTAATGAAGGAGGCCATTGAAACTTTTTCTCGACTTCTTGCTGTCCTTCAAGTTCATTGTAAAAGCTTTACTTCGGAGAAAGAGAAGGTTTGCTGCATCTCACTTCTCTATGGCATAAATATACGCATTTATGCTTTGCTATAT TTTGGGGTAAGGCGTAGGAAAGTTTCCCTTTCTGTTGCATATTCATACTTGATCATGAACCAGCTGGTCAAAAGCTCAATCCCATTTTGTGCCATAAAAACAGGTTTGCTTGACGAAGCAAAAGGCCAGCACAAAGAAGCACTAAAAGCCTATGAACTTGCCCTCGAAGTTGATCCAACACACGTCCCAAGTTTAGTCTCCAAGGCTACAGTGCTGAGAAAGATCGGTTGCCTATCTCCTGCAATCATACGAAGCTTTTTGACAGAAGCTCTACGACATGACAGGACAAACAGTTCCACATGGTATAACCTTGGCCTTCTTTACAAAGACGGAGGCAGTTCATTAGCACGGGAAGCGGCTGAATGTTTCGAAGCTGCTGCATTTCTTGAAGAGACTGCACCAGTAGAGCCCTTCAGATGA